The following DNA comes from Clostridiales bacterium.
TGATGGTAGCCGATCCTTCCACATATTCCTGCCCGATATTAATAAGATCCGTTATGACTGGATTCTCGATGGATACCTTATTTTTATTGACCGTAACCTTCCATGTGATCTCGCCAGTCGCCGCGTTATAATCGGCACCCTCTTTTTTGACTATGCTCGTAGGCACTCCGACATCCCAGCTGTCTGTAGCGCTGCCTGGCACACCATCACCGGCCAATTTGGCTTTATTTGTATAACTTCTTTGCGTATTGGATAAAAAAGCTCCATTCTCAACGTCTGTTGAAAAACTAATTATATGTTTTTCAGAGATCCCACCTAAGTTGAATGTTATATACGGACGCCTGTATGTAAAATTTGACGACAATTTACCGTCAATCTTGACCGAACCACCATCCAGTGTTAATCCATCCGGCAGCGTATCTGTAACGACAGCATTTTTTATACTGACTCCATTTTGGTTGACCGTAATCGCCCAGTCTATTTGTTTGCTTTCAGGATTATATCCACCTGTTTTTGAAATGAAATCCACGGGTACATTTACCACTGCTTCATTTGATACCGTAGAAGTGCCGTCATGATTCAATATCGCTTTATTTTTCTCTATGATAACGGTATCATCAGCGGTAAACTGCGAGTCTTTCACAGTAGTTCCGAACGTTAATATCTGCTTGTCCTCAATAATATCAGGAAAATTGTATATCAGTTCACCGGAATTGTATGTATAATCTCCTGTCGATGCATCTTTCCCGTTAATAGTTACAGAACCTGGCACAAACTCCAGTCCATCCGATATTTTATCCACGACCTGCGCACCTTTTACGGTTACATTTTCAGGATTAACCGTCAGTATCCATGTAATTTCATTCGTTTCCTTTTTATATGAGCCTGATTTTGCAATTGAAACAGGCAGCGGTGCAGGTTGATCGAAGTCTACACTAATCTCTACAGGATCGGTTGTACCGCCAACTTCGAATTTAATGACGGCCGGATCATCATCTCCGATTTTATCTTTATCAAATCCCAGTTCAAACCAGAAGGAACCCTGCACATTTGAGTGCGTTTCAGCATAATCCGTAAATGTAATCGTTATATTGCCGTTTGTATCCAATGTTCCTCTGCCGATCAAATTACTGCTCTGATCACGCAGATCAAAATCACCGCCGGCTTCGATTTTGATCTGTTCCGGAATCCTCAGTGTAAATGTATCGTCTTTCTTTACATCGCCGCTATTGGGAATATCATACGTATAGGTAAGACGCAGGTCGGAATCTTTCGGAATATTATCTCCAAAAGGTTTCCCATCCCTGTCTGTCAGCTTCACATCCGTAATGAAATTGTAAGTACTAGTCAAATCTCTTGCGTATGCTACAATTCCGCCCCTTAATGAAACAATCTGAACTATAATCAGCAATAGTGCAATAAACACTTTGTAAAACTTTCGCATTTATATCATCCCCTTTTTGCGATTAATAATATAAGCTGATTTTATTCTTCCCGCAGTTTATAAGAAGTTATATTATGATATCACAACAGGGTAAAAGGCGACATAGAACAATTGTTACCTGATGCGTCATAAAACCGCTTCCCGACTGTTAACCTATGTTATATTTTTCTCTGAATTCACGAATTACTCCGCGGTTTATCCTTCTGTCATTCATCATGGCATCAAACACGTCCTGTGTGGACATGTAATATACATCCATCGGCCTATTATCGATCAGTACTGAATAAATTCCCTTTTTGAACCATTCAATGGCCTCGTCATATGATCCTTTTTTGTAATTAGCAAAAGACAAATAAAAATAAGTATAGCAAATCCGTTCATATGAATTTATTTCATGTTGATAATGAAACAATTCACTTCCTTCTCGGATTACATCATCAAATTCACCGGAAAGGTAATGCATGCTTATAGAGCTAATTCTAACAGTAATTATAATCTGCTCATATTTATCGATCTTATTCTTATTGCACACTATTTTATATGCAGATGACACGGCTTTTTTAGCATTTGGCAGGGAACCTGTCAGCATGCAGCATATCGATAATAATATATATATTTTTGCCACCCTTATGTCCATGGAATATTTCAGTTCAATATTGCTTATCACATCATTAAGATTCCTCATTGCTTCATAATATTTATGTTGAATAAAAATCATATATGAAAGCCTATTTATTTCGATTTCATAAATCCAAGGTTTCCGATGAAAATCCGGTAAATTTACGGCTGTATCTGTTTCTTTTTTTAGAGCGACAAAATCGCTTTTTCGGGAATACATATTAAAACGTTTTATGTATTCCCGTACGGCTATAGGATTAATACAATCAAGATACTGGTAGTAGTCAAATAAATCCACGCCCATTCTATCGCCAAGCATTCCGACCATATATGCCGACGGCGTGCGTTCACCCTTTTCGATCAGATAAACATATTTTTCCGAGCAAATATTCTCTGATAAAGTTTTTCGGCTCATTTTCAGCATGCAACGATATTTTTTAATAATATTACCGACATAATTCATTTTCACACCTTCTACCATCATGATAAATATATTATAAGTCCTACCACAATTAAAAAAATAGCATGTGGTCATTTTAAAATTGAAATGGACCACATGCTATTTTTCTATTGACCTTCTCCGGTCTTATTCTTTGATTTCTCTTCAATTATCTTCTCGCTGATATTTTCGGGAACTTCCTCATACCTTTCAAACCGCTCCGTAAATGAACCTCTCGCCTGTGTTATCGATCTTAAATCCGTCGCGTACTTGAAAATTTCCGCCTGCGGAACTTCCGCTATCACAACCTGCTCGCCATCTTTTGGCTCAACTCCGAGTACCCTTCCCCTTCTCTTGTTTAAATCTCCAATTATATCGCCCATATATTCATCAGGAACAGCAACTTCTATATGCATAACCGGTTCAAGTATAACGGGGTCTGCAGACAGCATGCCCTTTTTAAACGCAAGGGATGCGGCTATTTTGAATGCCATTTCAGACGAATCCACGGGATGGAAAGAGCCATAATGCAACGTTGCTTTCAAGCCTAATACAGGATATCCGGCAAGCACCCCATGCTGTATGCATTCTCTTAACCCTTTTTCAACAGCCGGAATGTATTGTCTCGGTACGACTCCTCCTACTATCTCATCTACAAATTGAAAATCCATACCATCGGGATTTGGTTCAAATTTTATATAAACATCACCATACTGGCCATGACCGCCCGATTGCTTCTTATGTTTCCCCTGAACATCCGATACCTTCCTTATTGTCTCCCTGTAAGCCACCTTGGGGGTATCAAGCGTGACTTCAACGCCAAACTTATTTTGCAGTTTCTTCGCTATAACATCAAGGTGAACCTCTCCGACACCTGAAATTATGGTCTCTGCATTTTCAACATCCCTTGAGACACTGAATGTCGGATCCTCATCTGATAATTTTGAAAGGCCGGAGGATATCTTATCCTCGTCTCCTTTTGACTTTGGATTTACAGACATTGATATGCATGGCTTGGGAAAATCTATTTTAGAATACTTAACAGGATTTGCCGCATCGCATAACGTATCACCCGTTTTAGTTATCAAGAGCTTTGAGACAGCGCCTATATCTCCTGTGCAAATCCTCGTTACAGGGATCTGGGTCTTCCCCCTTAAAACATAAAGTGTGCCGACTTTTTCATTTTTGCCTTGATTTGAGTTATAAACAATCGAATCAGATTTTATTGAACCTGAGATAACC
Coding sequences within:
- a CDS encoding helix-turn-helix transcriptional regulator; this encodes MNYVGNIIKKYRCMLKMSRKTLSENICSEKYVYLIEKGERTPSAYMVGMLGDRMGVDLFDYYQYLDCINPIAVREYIKRFNMYSRKSDFVALKKETDTAVNLPDFHRKPWIYEIEINRLSYMIFIQHKYYEAMRNLNDVISNIELKYSMDIRVAKIYILLSICCMLTGSLPNAKKAVSSAYKIVCNKNKIDKYEQIIITVRISSISMHYLSGEFDDVIREGSELFHYQHEINSYERICYTYFYLSFANYKKGSYDEAIEWFKKGIYSVLIDNRPMDVYYMSTQDVFDAMMNDRRINRGVIREFREKYNIG
- the fusA gene encoding elongation factor G → MKEYQTGQLRNVCLIGHGGVGKTTLSEAILYDCKEIDRMGRVEEGTTICDYDPEEKKRQISISTAIAPCNWRDSKINIIDTPGYFDFVGEVKEGLRSADSAIIMICAVSGIQVGTEKMWNFCRESTLPRAFFINKVDRENANFDKVLNSLKENFGISVVPLQIPIGKEADFKGIVDIIKMKSELFDGNAVSESDVPENLKEKVNEYKSAIMEAVAENDEKLLDKYLEDGELSDEDMISGLKNGIKNNEIVPVFCGSALTNKGVTTLLDAIVDYMPSPADVEAPEGINGKTGSSEKIKADQSAPLSAFVFKTIADPYVGKLSLFRVISGSIKSDSIVYNSNQGKNEKVGTLYVLRGKTQIPVTRICTGDIGAVSKLLITKTGDTLCDAANPVKYSKIDFPKPCISMSVNPKSKGDEDKISSGLSKLSDEDPTFSVSRDVENAETIISGVGEVHLDVIAKKLQNKFGVEVTLDTPKVAYRETIRKVSDVQGKHKKQSGGHGQYGDVYIKFEPNPDGMDFQFVDEIVGGVVPRQYIPAVEKGLRECIQHGVLAGYPVLGLKATLHYGSFHPVDSSEMAFKIAASLAFKKGMLSADPVILEPVMHIEVAVPDEYMGDIIGDLNKRRGRVLGVEPKDGEQVVIAEVPQAEIFKYATDLRSITQARGSFTERFERYEEVPENISEKIIEEKSKNKTGEGQ